Genomic DNA from Calonectris borealis chromosome 4, bCalBor7.hap1.2, whole genome shotgun sequence:
CCTGAGGGGAACTCTGCCAGGGCTGCAGTGTCACCAGCCCAGCCTAACTGACCCTGCGCTGGTACACAGTTTCCACACACTCATCCACACTGTGGATGCTTACTGTCAGTGTCTTTGAGGTCTGGAAGCTGGACTACACTGAACTTGAGAGGCAGCAATGTGGCACTTGCACACTTACACTCTGTGGAGTCATCCGCATCAGAGTGTAACTGGGATGAAACACCACCAAATGCAACGTGCCTTGTCCTCACAGCGGTGTAAACAGAGATTCAAAGCGCTGAAAAACCGATTCATGTTTCCCCAAGCCCAGCTGCTGAGAGCAATCCATGGGGAAGGGTGTCTCTACCAGCTCCTATCTTCAGGTTCGGTTCGGTGAGGAATGGCTGGGTAGCTCTGGCCGTGCTCCGCTAGGATGGGCTTGTCCTGAGCCAGCGTGCAATGAGAGCAAGGCTGTTTCACCAGCTTGGTTaccttaaataaattaaaaagtcacAGTGCTGCCAACAAACTTTGAAATCCAATTGGGTATGAATGGCTCTAATTCTGGAGGATGGCAGTAAACAGAAGAATTGTCCTAGACCTCTATTTTTCTGTGCAACCTTGAAGGGATAGAAATAGTTTGGCCCTATGTAAGCATAGATTCTACTGTTGAAAATATCCTGTATAGCAGGGTTAGTAGATTATGAGAATTGTGAATTATACAAATAAAAGTCTGTTTCATCATTTACACACTCCAGCTGTGCAAATTCAGCTCCGGGTCCAAGAGGCAAACCACAGCCTGTTTCTCTTATGCagtatcagcaaaaaaaaaaattataataattttttcaaGCTGTATTGTGCCTCCATCATCAGATACATAATTCCACAGTATTTAAGTTTTATAGCTTGAAGCTCTCTCCTTCCAGAGGAGCTCAGTGAGGTCTGAGAGGGGAAAGATTTTAACGCAAGCACCGATTTTTTCATATATCCCAAATGAAATGAGCTCATGAGGAGTATATATGCATTATTCATCCCATGTACTGGCTAGAATTAATAACACATCCATTGCTTCTGATACATTATCAGTACGGAGCTGTTTACCTATATTGCATTTAGGTGAAATAATGTACAGACACAGGTTTACTTGCTTGAGAACATGATGTGAATTTTAAGGCTCAAATGATCATGGGAATTTCTCCTCAAAGTTCCTCAGTTTCCCCGGGCAACACTGGCCTTTGTGCGTACAATTGATCTGTGTCTTCATTTGCCCTGGTTTCATTGTAACACGTTTCTCTCACCACTCAGActaagggaagaaggaaagtCTATAAATCAATTACATCCTCACTAGCCCTgttcttgctctctctttcttgCTTCTTAAAGTAGCCGCTCATCCTCTGACTTTCTCACTCCCCCAGTTTTAGCAGCTTCAGATTTCCTCACTACTCttgtattaattttcttttaaaataacatccaatttaatattttttaaaaaatgaagatgagatATGAAAATCACTATCAATTGCATAAATAAGCATTTATACTGCAGTATTGAAAACATGGCTCTTCAGCAACACTAACCTCGCATAGATTTACATACCTCTCCTAGCTTCTTAGGGCAAAGAACCTGTAATTTGGCACAGAGTAGCTCCTTATTGTGGAGTGGCATTTATAGTGACAGTACCAGGTAAATAACTCAGGGATCCAAAGACAAAATTCATCCCTTCAGGTCATTATCTGGATTAATATAAGAAAAATCTCTGAGGGAGTTTAGAAACTATGAAGCAAGGAAATGGTTTATAGTAAATTTGTGAATTCAGTGGCTCTTCTGTTGTCTGACAGATAAAATGCAGGTAATATTTTCCATTCAGTTATTACTCTTAGTGTTATCTAACTTAAGTTACTAATATTTTGGCAATGTATGTATGTCCATTACACATTTTATGCAAGACATGGTTATACCAGCTGTGGGGCAACAGACAATTATTTCCAACAAACTTAATCCTACCAAACAGCTTTTGCACAGCTCTGCTGtacaatttatatataaatagatatgCATACTAAACCTATTCGTTGTCTAGGCTTAGTCCCTCTATTTTAATTGCTTATGCCCTCAAATCTATTTTTTCCTCAGATTCACAGTGATATACTTTCTGCTCAGTCATAGTCTGCTGCTCTACATGGAGATCACAATTCTCAGTGAAGACTACTTACTCATGGGGCTAGCTGAGAGGGTTCAGCACTGTCCCCACATACCAAAAACCCAGCTTCACTGGCCTCCCATAAGACCCTGGCAAACTTACTCAGGATTATATCCCCCTCCCCGATGGCTGTAGGCCTGAACAGGCAACACGACTTTTAACACTCCTGCGGAAGCAGCACGGCACTGTGCCTGCAGTGCTGGTCCCAAGCTGCTATGTCCTCCTCCGAGGCAAAGCGTGAAAGCCGCAGGAGGGTGCACGcgtgcagctctgctgccccCAGGCTTGAGCTGGCTTGTGCCCAGCCGGTGCTGGGAGGAAGTACGGGTGCATCTGTACATATCTACGTATGTAGCGTTCGGTACTCTGCTGCTGCCTAAGCCTGGAGACACATTTCTGTCAGCAAAATTTGCAAGGCATCAAAATGTATTCTTCCAGTGAGGCCCAGTACTAAGCAAGTGCTGAGCAGCTAGGATCCTGGATTACCTCTATTGGGATCCATGTGGTGGACAAGTCTCCCTTTTATAAGCCAACCCCAAATGTGAGCCCAAAGTAAGACCCACCCAGAGATTAGCACGGTGCTactttccttgctctcttcctgCCCACAGCACAGCATCTTTATAGTAGAAGTACTCATAAAGAACATGAGGGGGCTAACTTAAATTCTGTCTATATTGGTTTTGATATCGTTGGCCCAGAACCCAAGCGCCATGCAAAGGTCATAAccacctgcccataaaatcatgatattaaaagtttaattattttatatacaatAGAACAGCTCTAAAAAGACGTATGTTGCTACCTCAGGAGAGTCTGCAAGGCTGTGCTGGCTAGGTCACTCTCCTGAGAACTGAGGCATATTCATTCAAATTCTTGCCCTGAATCAGCGATGACATTTCATTTTGGGTGCCCCACCGCCTGCTTGCAAATTCTTAAATGAGAGTTGCTGCTGGTATTCTTTGGCTTTGTATAAAACTTGTACCTATTCAATGGGAAAAGAATACAGTCCTTTTACAAAAACTAATTAAAGCACGAACAGGTGAATGGGGAGACCTGGATTCCAGTTCCTATTTcaggcaaagcaaagcagaggCTCCCCTGCAGACTCCTCCGCCCGGTCCTTAGAGCCTGCTTGCAGGTTCACTTTCCCTTAGGGGGAAATGGGGACAAACCCTGGCTTTCCACATCCTTCTGACAGCTGGGATTTGGGGCAACTCTGAGGGATGTTGCTACCTCATTGCTTTGGGTGAGAAAATGCCTAGTTTTCCTACAACGTGAAGGGGTACTAAAGTACGTAGCTGTGTTCGTGCAGTAGCCAAGTCCCGAGGAGCGACTAAGCTATACAGCAGGCTGTGCGTGCTGGCTCTTCCACATCCCATCTTCAAGCGCCCATGGGAAAATCCGTACCATGCAGTGGGACACTGCGCGGAGGTCTGTGACCCTGAAGCAGGCACTGACCCAGGCACCACATCCACgtggcagagaggaaagcaatGCAATAAATTAGTGCACCAACTTCGGCTTAATGCAATGGCTGCAGAGAAAGCTCGGGAAGCAGTAAAATAAAGATACCATGAAAtagactgaaaaataatttgtaattaattacttttataaAGGATGATGTAAAGCAGACTTAAAATTTCGGAGAATTAGCCCGGCAATTGTAGCTTTAGCACACACTGTCACAGTTAGTTCAAAACTGTCTATATACCACACTCTAACAGGCTTAAAAGAGTTGAAACAGAACTTTTAAAcgatttgctttttaaataaaggagGCTATTTGTGGCAATAATACTTTTGATGAAGGGTTCAGAGTCAACTGTAACTGATACATATGATTGATGTCCATAATAATTACATACTTCTGTAATCCTTCCTCACCCATAAGAGTTTTGAGCTTACATTTTGGATATTATTAATACTCACACAAAAATAACTTGTGGACAATATCATGTTCTCAACATGGTTGAGAATTAATCTATTTTTGTAAAACTGTTTAAGAATGATGGATACTTTTTCCTGCTTGAGTAAACACTAGCTAATTCTCTAGACATCCCTTCTCTGTTCATGAAAATCCAAGCCCAAATGATTTCATGGATATTTAAAGGATGGTGCCAAATACTGCATACACAAAGATGAATTTCTCCACTTGATAAAGATCTGATACCATTCATTACATTGCTAACACTTCAGTACTGGAGTTTCGttggtttttaatttgtaaaGGAGAACACAATGAATTTAGGAacaatgaaaaatagaaaaaaaatgaggcagCTGAAATGTAGCTGTGGAAAGAGACTCCAAGTGAAAGTATCACACTTATTTTTATTCTAGATAAGCAACAGGGCAGCTTGGAATAAACATGGATTGAAATTTTCTTCGTCTCTTTAAGGAGTTCAAAGAGGCTAAACAAAGACACAGAAGAGTTGAACATTGCTGTGTACAACACAGTAAACAGATTAAAATTTTATACCTGAGCAAAAAAGGAATTTAACTATTAACTACAGCATGCAGAATATCTGATAAGTTATCACATAAACCTAGAATATTGTTATTAGGATAGAGTCATTCTGATGTTCTTAATTTTTACAAAGGCTAAAGACGGAAAAATCTCCAAGACGAGACGAGTGTGTGACATAAAACCACAATAAGGAAAAGCACATTACCATCTAGCAGCCTTTCCAGAGGATCAAAATTATCTGCTGTTTTATTATCCAGGGAGAAAGCAGCAACAATTCAAAGCCTGTGGAGTTAATAACACGTTAGACATTcaagctgaaaattaaaatattggcAGTTTATGAAGTGCTCACAGAAGACCTGAGCCTGCATCCCCTGCCCTCAAATGCCGCTTTAAAGCAGTGTGTGTGTGAGCTGTTCCCAGCGCAGAATGAAAGGTAGGGATCTGCAGGGAATGACTGATCAGGTCACAGGCTTGCGATTTTCTCACCAGCATAACCACAGCCCATCCTTAAGGAATGACTTTTTACCCTATTTGATTGACCAAAACCTACACTTCATTTTATGTAGAAACTTGACCTTTCTTCACATTGAATCTgttgtttgggtggggttttttttcctttcttttttctttttttcccctaatccaTTTCAAATGCTCTGGTTTGAAGTACTTCAGTACAAGTCAAAAAACAGTAACATATTTCTCGTCTTAATTCCTTTATCTTCACAAAAGATGCCTGTGGGAGAGAAGTGGTCTGAAAAGTTTGAGCTTTAACCAGCGCAGCCCATTCCCCCCAGACAGGCTTCATTCTCCTGGCAGACATCTGCTCTCCCTGATCTCCGTATCCAACATAAAAATTACCTGCTCCCACCATCAATATTCCTGTGCTACAAATCAGCCATTTGCCTTCCTATAGCAAAACCAGCAAACTCTGCCTTTGTCATTTAGACTTGTCAAAAAGAGATGGGAGGGATGGGAGCGTCTCTTACCCTGTTAGAGACAGCCATAAACAAagtctttcccctttcctttccttacaGTTACATACTCTCGATGCCAATCAACTCCCCTCAAATCATACCACCTGCCTTGACGTTCCTGCTACTTTTCTCTCATCGTTTATGAATAAAACTATGCATTAAAAATGCACGTGTCAAAATGGATTTATTCCTTTGTCCACAACatattcatttcttcttttaaggaGATCTACCAATCTTAGACGTTGGTAGGTTGTGTGAAAGAGTCTCCGGGGAATTGAATCCTCTTTGCTTCTAGTTTCTTCCTGGCTTTGAAAGCTGCTGATACCTCAGGGTGGATGGAGTCCAGCCGCTGTTCGCACTGGAAGGCCGTGAGGAAGGCCGTCCTGTAGTTGTTATTCATCCAGCCATAGAGAAGGGGGTTAGCAAACGTTGAGCACATGGCAATGACATGAAACACTGTGTAGATCAGTTTGTACTCTTTCAGGTCTAACACCTGACTGTCAATGTCACTGACTAGCTGGAAGGTGTGAAATGGCAGCCAGCTGACAGCGAACACCACAACCACACACACCAGCATCTTGGTGGTTTTCCGTCGCCGGTGGTGGTAGTGGTCATTCCCCGCCCCAGGACTAACGTGGTTCTTGAGCTTGGTCCAAATACGGGCGTAGGCATAGGAGATGACTGCCAGAGGCAGCACGTACTGGATCAGGAGCATGGAGACGCTGTAGATGGTGCCATAGTTGAGCTGCCCCTCCCCTGGCCACTTCTCAGAGCAGACCACAATCTTGAAGTCAGGAATTATCTCAATCAGTGAGTACTCACGGAAGATGGCCAGAGGACTTGCCAGGAGGGCACTGACTGCCCACGCAACTCCTATAATCAGGAAGCTGATCCGCTTGGAGATTTTGCTTTCCAAGTGGTAGACGATGCAGCGATGCCGATCCAAAGCGATCACAGTCAAAGTAACAGTAGACACGTGCACAGCAAGAGCCTGGGCATAAGGCACCAGGTGGCACAAGACCGGGCCCAGTTTCCATTCGCCCAACAGCGTGTAAACCAAAGTGAAGGGCAGGCACAATGTATTCACCAGCAGGTCAGCCACAGCCAGGTTGGCAATGAAGAAGTTAGTCACTGTGCGCATGCTTTTGAACTTGATGATCACGTGGATCACGAGGGAGTTTCCGATCACCCCCAGCAGGATGATGGAGCAGTAAGCAAAGATGAGGATTATCTGCACTTCAACTAGCGTCGTGCTGTCCTTCAGTTCTGGTTTAGGGTCCAGAGCTAATTCGTTGAGTGGTGTGGTGTATCTTGGCAAGTACAGCTTGGTGAACAGCTCCACCTTCATTTCATCTGTCTGGTTTTCTTCGCCTACTGCTTCCAGGGGCCCCATCCTTGCAGCAGCCTGGTCTAAGCAACAGAGCTgtccctgaaaacaaaacagttcaAGAACATGTGGAGAAATCAGTCCACGGTGGCTAAGACAAGAAGCAACAAGCCAAAACTACAGCTCTTTCCTCCTCTAACCCACGTTCTACACCTCAGGATTAAGAGAAGATCTGtcttaatatatttaaattctgTTGCCCTTACATTTGAAGCCCGATCCTGTAATATTATTCAGGCATGACTCCTGCTGAAAATTGGGAcagatttcaaaagcatttcaaagacAAAGTTTGCCTAAGTAAATGCAGGAGGATTAAGATCCTGCTGGGCAGCATATCCTTTTTTACAATCCACTACCTAAAACTACTGCTGATTTAGCACAAAACTTCCATTAATACCTATGGGAATTCTACACGGAACATCACCATCCAGACTGTTATTAGCATAATAATCTTCCAGCTTTTCCTTAATGGAAAGTGTTTCCTTCAAATAGTTACTAAATTCTTATAGGTTTATGCCCCTCCTTAATACCAGAGAACTAATTACTGAGGTCTTTCTTTAAGAAACTTAACTTTTAGGAAAGTTTGTGCCACAAGGCAAGCAAAAATACCACTCTAGTAGAACTGAAATAATAGCATTCCTCTGAAATAACTGTGTAACCTATTCATGCTGAAATTAACCCAAAAAACAATTAAGACTCAGTAATATATATTTCCTTCCTGTGTAACGTATGGGAAAACATAGCTCCTTGGAGGCTGCCAATCAGGGATTCATTTCTGACTGCAGTCATAGAGAAGAGCAAATCATTCCCCTG
This window encodes:
- the NPY2R gene encoding neuropeptide Y receptor type 2, translated to MGPLEAVGEENQTDEMKVELFTKLYLPRYTTPLNELALDPKPELKDSTTLVEVQIILIFAYCSIILLGVIGNSLVIHVIIKFKSMRTVTNFFIANLAVADLLVNTLCLPFTLVYTLLGEWKLGPVLCHLVPYAQALAVHVSTVTLTVIALDRHRCIVYHLESKISKRISFLIIGVAWAVSALLASPLAIFREYSLIEIIPDFKIVVCSEKWPGEGQLNYGTIYSVSMLLIQYVLPLAVISYAYARIWTKLKNHVSPGAGNDHYHHRRRKTTKMLVCVVVVFAVSWLPFHTFQLVSDIDSQVLDLKEYKLIYTVFHVIAMCSTFANPLLYGWMNNNYRTAFLTAFQCEQRLDSIHPEVSAAFKARKKLEAKRIQFPGDSFTQPTNV